The genomic window GCGAGGGCGGAGCCGATGACGAAGACGACGATCGCGAACTGGAAGACACCCTTGCGCCCGAAGAGGTCCCCGAGCTTCCCGTAGATCGGCAGGCCGATCGTGGAGGCGAGCAGATAGGCGGTGACCGCCCAGGACATCTTGTCCAGGCCGTGCAGTTCACCGACGATCTTCGGCAGGGCCGTGGCGACGATCATCTGGTCGAGCGCGGCGAGCAGCAGGGTGAGCATCAGCCCGAGGAAGACCATGCGGATCCTGCGGGGACTGATCTCACCGGCCGTCAGGGTGCTCCCGCCGGACGGCGGCGGAGGGGACGGGGGTTCTGTCGCCGCGCCGTGCGGTACGGACTCCGTCACGGTGCCGGGCGGCCCGCACTCGGTGCCTCCCGGCTCGTCCTTCACCAGAGTGATCCCACCCACCACGTGACGCTCCCCTCGTCGCAGCTGCGCCGACCATTTGTCGCATCAGGCAGCAAGGCGGGGCAAACGCGACCGGGCGCACTCACGGCGCACGTTGAGAGCTTATGCGCCGGTGGGAGGCGCTACGGCGCACCACCGGCCTCCCCGGAAAACCACTCGTTCCGGTGAGGCCGGTGCGACGCCAACAGCAGGAGGAGCAGGCCTACTTCTCGACCTCGGCGGCGAGGTTCTGCAGCACCTCGCCGTAGATCCGGCCGAGCCCCTTGGGCGCGAAGGTCCTCTCGAAGAATCCGCCGATGCCGCCGGCACCGTCCCACACGGTCGACACGACGGCCTTGGCGCTGCCCTCACCGGCCGGGGTCACCGTCCAGGTGGTCACCATCGAGGAGTTGCGGTCCTTCTCGACCAGCTGTCCGTCGGTGGGCTCGGTGACCTCGAGCAGGCAGTCGCGGACCCGCTTGCTCGTCGCCTGAAGCTTCCAGTGGACGAGCGTGCCCTCGCCGTCCCCGCCCTCGCGCACCTCGTACTCACTGAAGTGCCCGGTCAGCACCTTGCCCCGGACCTCCTTGTAGTCGGCGAGCGCGTCGAACACCGTCTCTGCGTCCGCCGCGATGATCCGCTCTGTGGTGGCCTCGACCTGCGCCATGCCTGTTCCTCCAGCACTCGGGTGTTCGGGGTGCTGATGAGCCAACCACCTCGGGTACGACCGCTCAAAATCGGGCCCCGGGAGGGAGCGGGTGTGCATGGGCGGGAAACGCGCGAAGTCCGCGCCGTCCGGGCCGGGTTCGTACGCCGCCGGGCCCCCGGACGCGATCACCCGGGGCACGGGAGGGCGACAGGCGGCAAGGAGGGCCTGCGCGGGGGCCGTTCAGGGGCGCCGTGCCGCGAGGACGCAGAACTCGTTCCCCTCCGGGTCGGCGAGCACGACCCAGCTCTCGTCACCCTGTCCCACGTCGGAGCGCCGGGCGCCCAGGCCGATCAGGCGGACCACCTCCTCGCCCTGCTCCCTGTCGGCCGGACTGACGTCGAGATGGAGCCTGTTCTTGACGGTCTTGCCCTCGGGCACGCGCGCGAAGGTGAGCGTCGGCGGCACCGGGCCGGGGCGCTCTTCGCCTCCGGGCGCCGCCGGCGGCCCGATGGTGACGAGTCCCTCACCCGTGTCGCGC from Streptomyces sp. NBC_01341 includes these protein-coding regions:
- a CDS encoding VOC family protein is translated as MTSRFTELGIDCADPGALARFWCAVLGYEVRDTGEGLVTIGPPAAPGGEERPGPVPPTLTFARVPEGKTVKNRLHLDVSPADREQGEEVVRLIGLGARRSDVGQGDESWVVLADPEGNEFCVLAARRP
- a CDS encoding SRPBCC family protein, which translates into the protein MAQVEATTERIIAADAETVFDALADYKEVRGKVLTGHFSEYEVREGGDGEGTLVHWKLQATSKRVRDCLLEVTEPTDGQLVEKDRNSSMVTTWTVTPAGEGSAKAVVSTVWDGAGGIGGFFERTFAPKGLGRIYGEVLQNLAAEVEK